The sequence below is a genomic window from Qipengyuania flava.
TTGGAAAAATCCGCGCCGTCCATGCGGAATTCCACGCCCTGCGTTTCCGCCAGCCAGTCGCGGAAGGGGGAGACCATGTAGAGCAACACCTCGTCGCAATCGGATATGATCAGCGGACGGCTCATGCGGACAGCTCCCTGGCAGCGGCAACGAGGGTTTCGGGGGTCGTGTCCAGCGCTTCAGCCGCGCGGACAAGGTCGGGTTCGTGATTGGCGAGGAATTCGAGCACGGCAGCCTGAACGCTCCGGTCGGTTAGCGAGTTCCTCAGTTGATCAGGCGTGAGGCCGGTCAGCGAAAGCAGGCGTTCGGCGCGCTGTTCATCGGCCAGCGCCCAGCCCAGCGCCTCGAGCGCCAGCACGTCGCTGGAGCGGGTCTCGGCCTTGGATGGTTCGCGAATAATTGTCAGCGCTCCCGCTTTTGCATAGAGCCACCAGCGCATTCGCATGGAGGCGTGGGCCAAGTGGCAAAGAGAATCCTCGTTGTCGAGGACAACGATCTCAATCGTAAGTTGTTCTGTGACGTGCTGAAGGCAAACGGGCACGAAGTGGTGCCTGTTGCCGACGGCCAGAACGTGCTCGCCACGGCCAAGCGATTCGCGCCCGATCTGGTGATCATGGATATCCAGCTGCCGAATATCAGCGGAATCGACCTGATCGCCCAGCTCAAGGGCGATGCGGGTCTTGCAGCGGTGCCCGTGCTCGCGGTGACCGCTTACGCAGGCAAGGGCGATGAAGAGCGCATCCGCGATGCAGGCGCTGCCGATTACCTCGCCAAGCCCGTGTCGATCGGGCCTTTCATGGCAGCGGTGAAGGCGCTGCTGCCGGAGTAGTTTTTGCTGGCTCCGGGATTTTTCGGAGTTTTTGTTGTGTGCGGGCCGGACATCCGTCCGTCCCTTCGGCACCGGCCCTCACCCCCACCCGGCCACCCATCAGTATAATCCCGTGGGCGGTCGGGTGGGGGTGAGGGCCGGTGCCGCCGCAAGGTAAGCGCGGATGCGCTTCCCGCACCCACAAACTAGTTCGACGTCACCATCTCGAAGGCAAAGACCGCCAGCGTGACGAACAGGCCGAACATGAACACCTTGTAGGCGAGCGCGAGGAAGCGGTATTTCTTGCCCGCCAGCACCTGGCCGTTCTGGTACATGTCGTGCGCCATGGTCTCGAACACGGTGCGGTCGGATTCCAGCCGTTCGAGCAATTGCTCGGTCCACTCGTCCTCGTCCATCCAGGTGTAATGGCCGAAGAAGATGAGATTGCGGTTGGTGATCTTGCCATCCGGCCGCCCCACCTTGGGCAGCACCGCCATCACCGCGCACAGCGAACTGGCGAAGGAAAAGCTGGCGAGGATCATCAGCGAGACCGGCATCTGGCCCGTGAGCGCGCGGCTGACAGAGAGCGAGAAGACGAGGAAGGTCGCACCCAGCAGGATGGAGGCCTTCTGGTCGGCCATCTGAGACAGCTTCAGCGTGCTCATCTGCGCGGTGCGCATCAGGTGAATCGCGTGGTTCGAATAGGAGACCTCGCGCTTGGGCTCAGCCGCCGATTCCTCGACGGCGTCATCGTCCGCCGGAGCATCGGCAACAAGCGCTTTTGCGGAACGAGAATCGCTCATCCGTTTTCCCCCATGTGAACAGATATTTGCGCCCGCCTTGCAAGAGTGCCATTGCGGCCTGCGCTTGACAAGCACCGCAACAAGCCGTTTTGCCCGGCAAGCACTTGCGCCCAGCGCCTATGAAGGCGCGCGCCTATAAAGGATTGGAACTGCCCGCCATGGACCGAGCCGCCGTTGACGCAAAGATCCGCGAACTGGCCGAGCCCTTCAACAAGAAGGGCGTGGATATCAAGGAAGAGACAACCTTCGCCAACGACCTGGAATTCGACAGCCTGACGGTGATGGATTTCGTCGCGGCGATCGAGGACGAGTTCGACATCATCATCTCGATGAACCAGCAGGCCGAGATCGAGACCTATGGCCAGCTCGTCGATGCCGTCACCAAGCTGCAGGCCGACGGATGAGCGAAGGTATCTCGCAGCCGGACCAGCCGCAGGAGCTTGAGGGAGAAGGCAAGGACCTGTTCTCCAAGTTCGACGATATCATCGCACTGCGCGAAGGGCTTCTCGCCAGCGGCCAGGAAGACCCGTTCAACCTGGTGATGGAGAAGGTCCTCTCGCCGACCCGTGCGATCTGCAACGGGCGCGACACGATCCTGCTCGGCACCTACAACTACATGGGCATGACCTTCGACCCCGATGTGGTCGAAGCGGGCAAGCAGGCGCTGGCCGATTACGGCACCGGCACCACCGGCAGCCGCGTGCTCAACGGCACCTATCAGGGCCACAAGGAGTGCGAGGAAGCGCTCAAGGACTTTTACGGAATGGACCACGCGATGGTCTTTTCCACCGGCTACCAGGCCAACCTCGGCATCATTTCGACGATTGCCGGCAAGGGCGATTACATCGTCCTCGACATCGACAGCCACGCCAGCATCTGGGACGGCTGCGCGATGGGCAATGCCGAAGTCGTGCCCTTCAAGCACAACGATATCGAAGCGATGGAAAAGCGCCTGCGCCGCATTCCCGAAGGCGCGGGCAAGCTGGTGGTGCTCGAAGGCGTCTACTCGATGCTCGGCGATATCGCACCGCTCAAGGAAATGGTCGCCATCGCCAAGAAATACGGCGCGATGGTGCTGGTCGACGAAGCGCATTCGATGGGCTTCATCGGCGAGAACGGGCGCGGCGTGGTCGAAACCGCGGGTGTGATGGACGATGTCGATTTCATCATCGGCACCTTTTCGAAGAGCGTCGGCACGGTGGGCGGCTTCTGCGTCTCGAACCATCCCAAGTTCGAGATCATGCGCCTTGTCTGCCGCCCCTATGTTTTCACCGCATCGCTCCCGCCCTCCGTGGTGGCCACGGCCGAAGCCAGCATCCGCAAGCTGATGCACGGCTCGAACAAGCGCGCCCACCTGTGGGAGAATTCGCGCACCCTGCACAAGGGCCTGAAGGACCTCGGCTTCAAGCTCGGGACCGAGGAACCGCAGAGCGCGATCATCGCGGTGATCATGCCCGACCTAGAGAAGGGCGCGGCCATGTGGGAAGCGCTGATCAAGGGCGGTCTTTATGTGAACCTTGCAAGGCCGCCGGCAACGCCGGCCGGCATGACGCTTCTGCGTTGCTCGCTGTGCGCCGAACACTCGGCGGACGAGGTCCAGCAGATCCTTGAAATCTTCGAGACAGCCGGCAAGGCGGTCGGCATTATCTAGGGCGAAGGCGCCGGCCGGGATCCCCACGGTCCCGTCCGGCGCGCCCCGTCAGGCGGCGCTTTGCGCCGTCCCCTCTCCAACCTTGTCATGCGAGCCCTGCTCGACCGGGATACGCCCGAAGAGCGGCCAGGCCAGCTGTTCGCCGAGCGAGGTTTCGGGCAGGTTTTCGACCCCGTAGCTTTCGGGATAGCTGCGGGTGATCTTTGCCGTGCCGAACAGCACGTCCCAGAAGAACAGCAGGTTCCCGTAATTGCCCTTGTAATTGACCGCGGGGTCGCTCGCGTGGCGGCCATGGTGCGCGTGGTGCGTCGCGGGCGTCGAGATGGTGCGCTCGACCACCCACATCAACGGCGATAGTGCCTTGATCCGATAGAGCGGCTTGTCCCAGGCAACGTCCGAATGGGCGCCGGTGATGACCAGCAGTTTGACCACGATGTAGCCGGCATAGACCCAGCCGAGGCCGAGGTAGATCAGCACGCCCGACAGCCAGATGCCCGGCATCATCATGTAGTAGAACAGGTTGTTCCGGTAGACGAGGCGAATGCTCATGTAGCGCGCGTTATGGTGCGGGCGGTGCAGGTTGTAGAGCCAGGGGAAGGTATGCGCCGCGCGGTGCCACCAGTATTGCATCATGTCGTCCAGCACGAGGAACAGCGCAACCGCGGCAAAGACATTCAGGCCTGCGAGCGCGCCGGCGTATTGCGGGGCGATCCATCCGGCGAGCGCGGCAGAGAAGAACAGGACCGCAGGCTGCGTAAGGCCGAGCAGCACCACGATGCTCACCGCTTCGACGATCCCGTCATCGCGCGTCTGTTCGGGCTTGGAGAACAGATTCGAGCGCCACAGCTCCAGCAAGGCAAAGCCGAGATAGATCGCGAGGATGGCGATGGTCGATGCGGGCACGGGTCTTCTCCTTGGCGAGAATCTTGTCGAAACCCTCCCTAACCTTTACCCAGCCGTAAGAATGTCCAAAACTTTACATTTGAACGCGACTCGGCGCTCGCTGGTGACGCCCATGCTGTTTTCCGCCCTCGACAGCGGGCTGCAGGCGCATCTCATCCGCACCTCGCGCGAACGAAGTTTTTCCGACGGGCAGATCATCCAGCAGCGCGGCGATGCGGCGGACGGGTTCGGGTTGATCGAGGAGGGAGCGGTCCGGGTGGGGCAATTCCTGCCGGACGGCGACTTTCGGGCGGTTGCCCTTCTGGGGCCAGGCGACTCCTACGGCGAGCTTGCGGTGTTCGCGAACAAGCCGCGCATCGTCGACGCAGTTTCGCGCGGGGAGAGCCGCGTGCGCCTGATTGCCGCGCGGCCGTTCCTCGAAGCCTTGGGCAATTATCCGGCCTCCAGCCGCGCCCTACTCGGCGCGCTCTCAGAACAATTGCAGGATGCGCTGTCGATCCTTTCGGGCCTGCGGCGCGGGACCAATCCGGAACGGCTCGCCGGAATTCTCGCGACCATGGCAGGGGACCAACCCGGTCCTTCGACCATCGCCATCACCCAGCAGGAACTGGCCGACCTGCTTGGCGTCACGCGCGCGACGGCCAATGCGGCGCTGGGCGAGCTGCAGCGGCTGCGGCTGGTCGAGCGCGGGTACGGCACCGTGCGCGTGCCCAACCGGGACGCGCTTGCCGCTTTCGCTCTGGGCTAGGCGGCGCCGGCTACGGCTTCACGGACCGGCTTTACCGGAATGCGCAGGTAGGCAACGCCGTTGTCCTCTGCCTCGGGGAACTTGCCCGCGCGGATGTTCACTTGGACCGAGGGCAGGAGAAGACGCGGCACGGCAAGGTTCTCGTCGCGCGCCTCGCGCATGGCGACGAACTCGTCTTCGCTCACCTGGTCGTTGACATGGACGCTTGTGCGCCGCTGCTCGCCGACCGTAGTCTCCCACTTGTACTCGTCGCGACCCGGCGCCTTGTAGTCGTGGCACAGGAACAGGCGCGTATCCTCGGGCAGGGCCAGCAGGCGGCGGATCGACTGGTAGAGCTGGCGCGCATCGCCGCCCGGGAAGTCGGCGCGGGCGGTGCCGAAATCGGGCATGAACAGCGTGTCGCCCACAAACACCGCATCGGCGATCTTGTAGGCGACATCGGCCGGGGTGTGGCCGGGCACGTGGAGCACCTCGACTTCGAGACTGCCGATTTTGAAACGTTCTCCGTCGGCAAAGAGATGGTCGAAGTCGGAGCCGTCGGTTTTCAGCTCGGTGAGGCCGAAGACGGGGCGGAACAGCTTCTGCACCTTGCGGATGTCCTCGCCGATGCCGATCGCCGCGCCGGTTTGCGCCTTGATGAAGGGCGCCGCCGACAGATGATCGGCGTGGGCGTGGGTTTCGAGCACCCAGTCTATCTGGACGCCTTCATCCTTCGCCGCATCGAGGATGGTTTCGGCAGAACGAATGTCGGCCGTGCCGGCAGCCAGATCGAAATCGAGCACCGGGTCGATCACTGCCCCGCGCAGGCTGTCGGGATCCCAGACGAGGTAGCTCACCGTGTTGGTCGGCTCGTCGAAAAAAGCGCGGATGCGGGGGGCGTTCATGTCTGTCTCCATCGTTTGTACCCTTGACATATATTAGGGATTGCTTATTTAGCAAGGGCTAATGAAGAAACCACCCGCTCTTCCCCCGATGGACCTCGCCGCGTTCGAGGCCAACGCCGGTACGGTTGCCGAGCTGCTCAAGGCGCTCGGCAACACCCGGCGCCTGATGATCATGTGCAAGCTCGCCGAACATGGCGAAATGCGCGTGGGCGATCTCGCGGACGAAGTCGGCCTCAGCCAGTCCGCGCTGTCGCAGCATCTGGCAAAGCTCCGGGCGGAAGGGCTGGTCGCGTTTCGGCGCGAGGCCCAGTCGCTGTGGTACCGGATCGCCGATCCGCGCTGCGAGACGCTGCTTGCCACGCTCCACACTCTTTACTGTGAGGACCCCTCCGAATGACCTTGCCTACCATCTCCCCTGCCAAGGCCCATGAACTGGTGCGCCAGGGCGCGCATCTCATCGACATCCGTAGTGCCGACGAGTTTGCCCGGTCGCACGCCAAGGCGGCCGAGAACCGCCCGCTCGACACGCTTGGTCCGGTGACCGAGCCCGGGCCGGTCGTGTTCCTGTGCCGCTCCGGAATGCGCACCACGGTCAATTCTCCCAGGCTTGCCGCGCTGCGCGAAGGCGAGGCCTACTGCCTCGAAGGCGGTCTCGATGCCTGGCGCGCTGCCGGGTATCCGGTCGTCGAGGACAGCTCGGCGCCGCTCGAGATCATGCGGCAGGTGCAGATTGCCGCCGGATTGCTGATCCTCGCCGGCGTGTTCCTCGGCTTCCTCGTCGCACCCGCATGGTTCGCGCTCTCGGCTTTTGTCGGGGCGGGCCTTACCTTTGCCGGGGTGACCGGCTGGTGCGGCATGGCGAGCCTGCTGTCGCTGATGCCCTGGAACCGCGCGGCCGCGTGATGCCGTCATGCCGCTGGCCGACCTTGCCTTCCCCGCGCTCGCTTCGGGAGCGCTGATCGGTTTCGTCCTCGCCCTTGTGGGCGGGGGCGGATCGATCCTGGCCGTCCCGCTGCTGGTCTATTTCGTCGGGGTGGGCCAGCCGCATATGGCCATCGGGACTGCAGCGGTCGCAGTCGCGCTGAATGCGGCGACCGGACTTATCGGCCATGCGCGGGCCGGCAATGTGCGCTGGGCCTGTGCCGCGTCCTTCGCCCTGTCCGGCGTGATTGGCGCCGCCCTCGGCGCAGAGCTTGGCAAGGCTTTCGACGGCGAAAAGCTCCTCGCGCTGTTCGGCGTGCTGATGGTCGTCGTCGGCGCCGCCATGCTGCGAAAGCGCAAAGGCGGCGAAAATCCCAATGTCCGCATGACCCGCGAAACCGCGCGCCCCCTGCTGCGGCGGATCATTCCCACCGGCCTGACCGTCGGCCTGATGGCCGGCTTCTTCGGGATCGGAGGCGGTTTCCTGATCGTGCCGGGCCTCGTCTACGCGACCGCCATGCCTGTTTCGCTTGCCATCGGCAGTTCGCTGCTGGTGGTCACCGCGCTCGGCGCGACGACGGCAGCGTCCTACGCCCTGTCGGGTCTCGTCGACTGGGTGCTGATTGGCTGGATGCTTGCAGGCGGACTAGTCGGGACACTCATCGGCCGCGCAGCGGGCAGGCGGCTCGCCTCACACAAGCGCGTGCTCGAAGTGGGCTTTGCCGGAATGGTGATTGCCATCGGCCTCGCCATTGCAGGCCAGGGCGCCGCCAACCTCTTCTAGGTCGCTTCGATCGGCGGCGGGGCGGCGCACGGCCCGTCCTCGCCATCCTCGCTGCCGCCGAGCTGGGTGAGGACGAGGATGCCCCCCACCACCAGCACGACGAACACGGTCGTGACCGTACCGAGATACTGGTCGATCACGCGCTTGATCGGCGCGCCAAACACGCGGAACAGGATCCCCACGGTCATGAAGATCAGTGCGCGGGCGAAGAGGCTCGACAGCACGAAGGTGACGAGGTTCATGCCCACGAAGCCGGCGGTGATCGTCAGCAGCTTGAAGGGCACCGGGGTCGCGCCGGCGATAAGGATCGCCTCGAAGTCGTATTCGCGCAGGTGGCAGGCGGCGACAGGGAAGGCTTCGGTAAGGCCCAGCGCGCCGATCAGCCAGACGCCGACCGTATCGTAGAGCCCGTAGCCAATCGCATAGCCGAGCAGCGCGCCCGCGACCGAGGCGAGCGTGGCGACGAGTGCGAAGCGCACCGCCTTCTTCGGCTCGGCCAGGCACATAAGGCCAAGGAGCGGATGCGGCGGGATCGGGAAGAAGCTTGATTCGATGAAGCAGAAGAAGGCGAGCCACCACACGGCGTGCGGGTGCGAGGCCTTGTCCATGGTCCAGTCGTACAGACCGCGCAGCGGTTTCATGATCATTGTTTTGAGAAGGTCCCTGCCGTCCTTGGGCAGACGCAGGAGTAAGCGAGGTGCGCCCTGTAGGCAACCAAAAGCGAAGAACCTATTTGGTACTTTTCTATTGACATTGTAACGCTCTTTAGGTACATATACAGAACATCGCGATAGTGTGATTCGCCAGCCAGCGGCTGGAAACAGGGCGGCTCCCTTCCTCGGGGAGCGGCCCTGTTCGCGTCTTGCGCTTCGCCTCCAAAAGCCGAGAGGTGCACCACCATGGCCAAATCCCGACGTGCGCCCGTCCGGCGGCGGCCGCCCAAGAGCGTATGGATGCCCAAGTTCCTCGCCGCCCTGTCCGAAACCTCGAATGTCAGCGGCGCCGCCCGCCGCGCCGAGGTCGACACCTCGGTCGTCTACAAGGCCCGGCGCGAAGACGCGGAGTTCAACCGCCAGTGGCAGGTCGCGCTCGCCGAAGGGTACGACAACCTCGAGATGGACCTGCTCCACCGCCTGCGGATCGGCCAGCTCGAGGGCGGCAAGGCGCAGGCGCGCCGCAAATACGACAACGCCATCGCCTTCCGCCTGCTCACCGCCCACCGCGAGGCAGTCGGCCGGCAGCGGGCGATCCGCTCGAACGAGGACGAGGAGGCGATCCTGCGCTCGCTCAACGCAAAGCTGGAAAAGATGCGCGAACGCCAGCTGGCCGCCGAAGCGGCGCAGGAGGCCAGCGCCGATGGCGAATAGCCGGGACTATCTGCGCTGCCTCCTCAAGCTGACGTTTGAAGAACGGGAGCGGGAGCTGTCGCTCCTCAGTCCGGAAGAAACCAAGGCGCTGCGCCACCACTGGAAGTTATGGGCCCGCGAAAGCCAGCTGCCCCCGCCGGGCGACTGGCAGACCTGGCTGGTCTGCGCCGGGCGCGGCTTCGGCAAGACCCGCGCGGGGGCCGAATGGGTGCGCCGCTACGCGCAGCACAATTGCGACGCGCGCATTGCGCTGGTTGGCGCAAGCCTGGGCGAGGCGCGCGCCATAATGGTCGAGGGCGAAAGCGGCATCCTGTCGGTCTGCCCGCCGCATAATTGCCCGGATTACGAACCTTCGCTGCGCCGGCTGAGCTGGCCCAACGGAGCACAGGCGTTCCTCTATTCCGCCGCCGAGGCGGAGAGCCTGCGCGGCCCGCAGCATCACATCGCCTGGTGCGACGAACTGGCCAAATGGGAGAATGCGGGCAGCCGCGCAGAGCGGGCGTGGGACAACCTCGTCCTCGGCCTGCGCCTCGGCGAACGGCCCCGCGCGCTCGCCACCACGACACCGCGCCCGGTGCCCCTGATGCGGCGGCTTGCTGGCGAGGTCGAGGCAGGCCGCGCAGTCCTGACCAGGGGCGCGACGAAGGAGAACGTCCACCACCTTCCCGGGCGGTTCCTCACCGCGATGGAGGAGCGTTACGGCAGCAGCGCGCTGGGCCGGCAGGAGCTGGAAGGTGCGCTGCTCGAAGATATCGAAGGCGCGCTGTGGACGCGCAGCCTGCTCGAAACCTGCCGCGACACGGCCTTTGGCGACCCGCCGCTGCGCATCGTCATCGGCGTCGACCCGCCCGCCAGCGACCGCGGCGATGCCTGCGGGATCGTGGTGTGCGGCCTTGGCGCAAGCGGCATCGCCCAGTTGCTCGCCGATTGCTCGGTCGAACGGCCGAGCCCGGAAACCTGGGCCCGCGCCGTGGCCGAAGCGGCGAACACATGGCACGCCGACCGCGTGGTCGCCGAAGCCAACCAGGGCGGCCAGATGGTCGCCAGCGTCTTGCGCGCCGCGGATATCGCACTGCCCCTGAAGCTGGTCCACGCCAGCCGCGGCAAGGCCGCGCGCGCCGAGCCCGTCGCCGCGCTCTACGAAAGCGGACGGGTGCGGCACACCGGCCTGTTCGCCGCGCTGGAAGACGAGCTGTGCGGCATGATGGCAGGCGGCGGCTACGAAGGCCCCACCCGCTCGCCCGACCGCGCCGACGCGCTGGTCTGGGCGCTCAGCGAGCTGATGCTCGGCAGGTCCGGACGCCCACGAATTCGAAACGTTTGACCGAAGGAAAACCGATGAGCTTCCTCACCAGTCTCGCTTCCGCCTTCAAGGGTGGGAGCGATGCCCGTGCGCCTGTGTCGCGCGGGTTCGTATCGCCCTGGGCGACCAGCTATGACGGCGGGCCGCTGGGCCGCGCGCCATTCGACTACGGCCGCGAGGTGGCCGAGGCCTATCTCGCCAACCCGGTTGCCCAGCGATCGGTGCGGATCGTGGCCGAAGGTGTCGGCAGCGCGCCGCTCTCCTGTCCGGACGAGCGGTTCGCGCAGCTGCTTGCCGCGTCCTGCGGGGCGCAGCCGCTGCTCGAAGTGGTGGCCGCCCAGCTTGCCCTGCATGGCAACGCCTATGTCCAGGTCATCAAGGACGGCGCGGGCGTGCCGGTCGAGCTGTATCCGCTGCGGCCACAGCGCGTGCAGGTGGTGGCGGGCGAGGATGGCTGGCCGAGCGCCTATCGCTACGTCCTTGCCGATCGCACGCTGACCATACCGCTCGAGGACGAGGACGGCTGGCCCAACATCGTCCACTTGCGCGGCTTCCACCCCACCGATGACCATTATGGCGCGGGCTGCCTTGCCGCAGCCGCGCCCGCGGTTGCGATCCACAACGCGGCGAGCGAATGGAACCGCGCGCTGCTCGCCAACGCGGCGCGGCCTTCGGGCGCGCTGGTCTATGACGGGGGCGATGCGGGTGGGCTGACGGCCGAGCAGTTCGAGCGATTGAAGGCCGAGCTGCAAGGCGCCTTCCAGGGCCACGCCAATGCGGGCCGGCCGATGCTGCTCGAGGGCGGGCTCGACTGGAAGGCGATGAGCCTCTCGCCCGCCGACATGGATTTCGCCGCGCTGAAGGCGGCAGCCGCGCGCGACATCGCGCTCGCTTTCGGCGTGCCGCCCATGCTGCTCGGCCTGCCGGGCGACAACACCTATGCCAATTACCGCGAGGCAAGCCGCGCGCTGTGGCGCCTCACCCTGCTGCCGCTCGCGGGCAAGATCCTGGCCGGGCTGCACAGCGGCCTTGCCGACTGGTTCGCGGAAAGCCCTACCGTCGATCTCGACCGCGTGCCGGCGCTTTCCGAGGATCGAGAGAAGCTGTGGAGCCAGGTGAGCGGCGCCGATTTCCTGAGCGGCGCGGAAAAGCGCGCGCTGCTCGACCTCCCCCCGCTGGAGACACACGAATGACCAGAGAAGACATGCTCGCGCGGCTGATCGCGCAGGCTTCCACCGAGGGCGGCGACCTTGTCACGCTGCGCGCGATTGTCGAGGAAGCGAGCGAACTGGGCGCAAACCGCGTGCTGCACCGCCTCGGCCTGTCCGACCCTTCCGCGCAGGAGGATATCGACGAGCTGCGCGAGCTGCTCTCGGCCTGGCGCGATGCCAAGGCGAGCGCCTGGAAAGCGGCCATCGACTGGATCGTGCGCGGGGTGCTGGCGCTGCTGCTCGTCGGCATCGCGGTGCGGCTCGGCGTCGGCGAGATGCTCTCGTGAGCCTGCGCATCGCCGGCTACGCCGCGCTGTTCGACCGCGCCGACGGCGCACGCGACACGATCCGCCCCGGAGCCTTTTCGCGCACCTTGTCTGAGCGCCGCGGTCCCTACCCGCTCTACTGGCAGCACCGGCCCGATCAGCGCATCGGTTGGGTCGAGACAGCGGGCGAGGACGCCCGCGGCCTCAGGATCATCGCGCAGATCGATAATCCGGATGGCCGCGCGGCGAAGCTGCTGCGCGCGCGGGCGGTGAACGGCCTGAGCTTCGGCTACCGGGCGCGGCGCTATCGTCACACGCCGCAGGGGCGCGAACTGTCCGAGATCGACTTGTTCGAAGTCAGCGTCGTCACCCACCCGCTCCAGTCCGAGGCCCGCGTGCATTTCGTGCGCTGAGCCGAGCCCTTCATTCCACCCCTTCCCCCTCGCCGCCTTCCGGGCGGCTTCTTCATGCCCGCAAGAAAGGTGAATGCCCCTTATGGATACTCCCACGACCCCGACCGACCCGGCCGAAGCGAGCTTCGATATCGTCGCCCGCCAGGACCAGGCCGATGAAGCCATTTCCGCCCTGCGCAGCGATGTCGACGAGGTGAAGGCCCGCGTCGACAAGATCGGCCGCGCTGCTGCCCGCCCGGCCATCGGCGGCACCGACGAGGCCGCGCCCGAAGTCAAAGGCTTCGTCGATGGCTACCTGCGCAGCGGCGCGACGTCTGAAGTCAAGTCGATCAGCGGCGCCGTGCCCGCCGATGGCGGCTACGCCGTGCCGCGCCAGATCGATGCGATGATTGCCCGCGAACTGACCGAGATCAGCCCGATCCGCGCCATTTCGCAGGTCGTGCAGACCGGCAGCGCAGGTTACCGCAAGCTCGTCACCACCGGCGGCACGGCAAGCGGCTGGGTGAGCGAAACCGCCGCGCGGCCGGAAACCGACAGCCCCGAGTTTGCCGAGATCGCGCCGCCGACCGGCGAGCTCTACGCTAACCCGGCAGCGAGCCAGGCCATGCTGGACGATGCGGGTTTCGACCTTGAAAGCTGGCTGGCGAGCGAGATTGCGATGGAATTCGCCCGCGCCGAAGGGGCCGCTTTCGTGGGCGGCAACGGCGTCGACCAGCCGATGGGTTTCCTCTCCGCCCCGGTCTCGACTGCCGAGGACGCCGCCCGCAGTTTCGGCACGCTGCAATATGTCGGTTCGGGCGATGCCGACGGCTTCGATGCCAATCCCGACGCGAAACTGATCGACCTCGTCCACACGATGAAGGCCGGACACCGCCAGGGCGCGAGCTTCGTGATGAATTCGGCGACGCTGGCCGAGGTCCGCAAGCTCAAGACCGCTGATGGCGCCTTCCTGTGGCAGCCCGGCCTTGTCGAAGGCCAGCCGGATCGCCTGCTCGGCTATCCGGTGGTCGAGGCCGAGGACATGCCCGATATCGCGGCAGGCACCTTCCCGATCGCCTTCGGCAACTTCCGCCACGGCTATCTGATCGCCGAACGCAGCGCGACGCAGGTGCTGCGTGATCCCTTCACCAACAAGCCCTTCGTCCACTTCTACGCGACCAAGCGCGTGGGCGGTCAGGTCCTCGATTCGAACGCGATCAAGTTCCTCAAGATCGAGCTCTGATCGTCCGTGCCCGCGCCGTGACCCCTTCGGCGCGGGCACACCCTTTTCTCTGACAATCGGGACGACACCACATGGACCCTGACCTGTCCGGCCAGCCGCTCGACGAACTCAAGCAATGGCTGGCCATCACCACCAATGGCGAGGATGCGCTGCTGCTCCGCCTGCTCCTTGCAGGCTGGCAGATTTGCCAGCGTTTCACCGGCCATTCTGCGCTGGCCTGGGCCGAGCTCGACACCGCCCTGCGCCAA
It includes:
- a CDS encoding DUF3572 domain-containing protein; amino-acid sequence: MRMRWWLYAKAGALTIIREPSKAETRSSDVLALEALGWALADEQRAERLLSLTGLTPDQLRNSLTDRSVQAAVLEFLANHEPDLVRAAEALDTTPETLVAAARELSA
- a CDS encoding response regulator encodes the protein MAKRILVVEDNDLNRKLFCDVLKANGHEVVPVADGQNVLATAKRFAPDLVIMDIQLPNISGIDLIAQLKGDAGLAAVPVLAVTAYAGKGDEERIRDAGAADYLAKPVSIGPFMAAVKALLPE
- a CDS encoding Pycsar system effector family protein codes for the protein MSDSRSAKALVADAPADDDAVEESAAEPKREVSYSNHAIHLMRTAQMSTLKLSQMADQKASILLGATFLVFSLSVSRALTGQMPVSLMILASFSFASSLCAVMAVLPKVGRPDGKITNRNLIFFGHYTWMDEDEWTEQLLERLESDRTVFETMAHDMYQNGQVLAGKKYRFLALAYKVFMFGLFVTLAVFAFEMVTSN
- a CDS encoding acyl carrier protein, producing the protein MDRAAVDAKIRELAEPFNKKGVDIKEETTFANDLEFDSLTVMDFVAAIEDEFDIIISMNQQAEIETYGQLVDAVTKLQADG
- the spt gene encoding serine palmitoyltransferase, coding for MSEGISQPDQPQELEGEGKDLFSKFDDIIALREGLLASGQEDPFNLVMEKVLSPTRAICNGRDTILLGTYNYMGMTFDPDVVEAGKQALADYGTGTTGSRVLNGTYQGHKECEEALKDFYGMDHAMVFSTGYQANLGIISTIAGKGDYIVLDIDSHASIWDGCAMGNAEVVPFKHNDIEAMEKRLRRIPEGAGKLVVLEGVYSMLGDIAPLKEMVAIAKKYGAMVLVDEAHSMGFIGENGRGVVETAGVMDDVDFIIGTFSKSVGTVGGFCVSNHPKFEIMRLVCRPYVFTASLPPSVVATAEASIRKLMHGSNKRAHLWENSRTLHKGLKDLGFKLGTEEPQSAIIAVIMPDLEKGAAMWEALIKGGLYVNLARPPATPAGMTLLRCSLCAEHSADEVQQILEIFETAGKAVGII
- a CDS encoding sterol desaturase family protein — translated: MPASTIAILAIYLGFALLELWRSNLFSKPEQTRDDGIVEAVSIVVLLGLTQPAVLFFSAALAGWIAPQYAGALAGLNVFAAVALFLVLDDMMQYWWHRAAHTFPWLYNLHRPHHNARYMSIRLVYRNNLFYYMMMPGIWLSGVLIYLGLGWVYAGYIVVKLLVITGAHSDVAWDKPLYRIKALSPLMWVVERTISTPATHHAHHGRHASDPAVNYKGNYGNLLFFWDVLFGTAKITRSYPESYGVENLPETSLGEQLAWPLFGRIPVEQGSHDKVGEGTAQSAA
- a CDS encoding Crp/Fnr family transcriptional regulator — its product is MLFSALDSGLQAHLIRTSRERSFSDGQIIQQRGDAADGFGLIEEGAVRVGQFLPDGDFRAVALLGPGDSYGELAVFANKPRIVDAVSRGESRVRLIAARPFLEALGNYPASSRALLGALSEQLQDALSILSGLRRGTNPERLAGILATMAGDQPGPSTIAITQQELADLLGVTRATANAALGELQRLRLVERGYGTVRVPNRDALAAFALG
- a CDS encoding MBL fold metallo-hydrolase; translated protein: MNAPRIRAFFDEPTNTVSYLVWDPDSLRGAVIDPVLDFDLAAGTADIRSAETILDAAKDEGVQIDWVLETHAHADHLSAAPFIKAQTGAAIGIGEDIRKVQKLFRPVFGLTELKTDGSDFDHLFADGERFKIGSLEVEVLHVPGHTPADVAYKIADAVFVGDTLFMPDFGTARADFPGGDARQLYQSIRRLLALPEDTRLFLCHDYKAPGRDEYKWETTVGEQRRTSVHVNDQVSEDEFVAMREARDENLAVPRLLLPSVQVNIRAGKFPEAEDNGVAYLRIPVKPVREAVAGAA
- a CDS encoding ArsR/SmtB family transcription factor encodes the protein MKKPPALPPMDLAAFEANAGTVAELLKALGNTRRLMIMCKLAEHGEMRVGDLADEVGLSQSALSQHLAKLRAEGLVAFRREAQSLWYRIADPRCETLLATLHTLYCEDPSE
- a CDS encoding rhodanese family protein produces the protein MTLPTISPAKAHELVRQGAHLIDIRSADEFARSHAKAAENRPLDTLGPVTEPGPVVFLCRSGMRTTVNSPRLAALREGEAYCLEGGLDAWRAAGYPVVEDSSAPLEIMRQVQIAAGLLILAGVFLGFLVAPAWFALSAFVGAGLTFAGVTGWCGMASLLSLMPWNRAAA